The Vanessa atalanta chromosome 2, ilVanAtal1.2, whole genome shotgun sequence DNA window TGAAAACTTTAGACTTGAGTGCTAAGACAGGTTActacacaaataaattatttttaaaatcagaaTTTTGTATTCCATATATATCAATAGATATGTCTACAGCCAATAATctcttttttaatgatataaaattacaaactagTTTTTatgatactataaatatttcctgtggaaatgtaacattattttttttaatattatgtattattatttataaatatgattataataactaataattttatttaattgtaatttaaatgatataagtaacatttaaatataattatttcataatttttataacgaaataaaGTGTATACGTTagagaaaatatatacatttttcgtaaaaaataatcaccataataaatcaaaatagttaagtgtattatttgtaatgtacTCAAATTGTTTtggacaaaaaatataaaggacATTTTATTAGCACATAAACATGAAAAGATAATGTTGGAAAAAGAAATAGTATAATAAGTAAATGGGGTTCGCAAATTAATCGCGATTAACATCGTGTACACAACTCGGAGTAGGACAATTACGGATTACGATTTTATCAatactcatttatatatttgaaatatgtaaatttaactaGACCAgccatacttttatataaaaaaataaacttgataaTCAAAAACGAAAATGCCATATAAAATGATCGTTGGTATCGCAAGCATCACGACGAACAAAAATCCATTCTGATGTTACATATGATCTTTACCATCATTATTAAATGTCCGATCTCGAATTGTAGTCACGGTAATGGAGTCaagtaaaaagttaaataatagacTCACCTATCTATCAATTGATCCTCTGTTCCAGGCAATGGATGAACTACGAAATGCATTGAAGACATTTCAAAGAGATCTTGTCAATTTTATACAGAGATCACTTCCACATTTGCATCCACTAAAAAGCTGAAGAACAAAAGAACACTCCTATCTATAATCGTTTTCTAACCACCATATTTCTTGTGGTCCTCTCAAATCTCAATAGCGTTTTTCGTTCTCAAATACATGTGAGTCGGTACATGacgaaaaaagaaagaaaatatcaaCATGGCTTCTACGTCTGAAATGTTGGTAGACATGAAAATTGAAAAGCGTTCGTAATGTTCCGATTAAAACAACCTCAAAAGTTCAATATGCTTATTTTTGAAGAAATCTGTTTTTGGAACAAAATTTTGCTTAAAACAGTGATtctttggtaaaatattttattacataaaaatatatatttcaagtgaccaaatagttatttattaaaacattagatATAAAGATcctactttactttttttgccTACCAAATTGTGTGGTAAAggctaatttaatttacaatatcttCACTTGtacttttgttatttgtaacttaataaacttaattaaacatgaattatatatatattttttaaatatttgttataatatttattaaaggtatTATTACAGGTATTTTACTAGAATGTTTATCACAACCTATGTTTAAGAAACTTTATAAGTCTATACTCTACAATATGCATATGACATAAACATCTGTGACTTGTGagaagaataaaaaacaatgtcaaAAATGGCGGCCAAGTCAAAGAAGCGGCTgtctaaaatagaaaataaattattaaaattagaaaaattagAACTTAATGATGTTATTTGTTCAATTTGTCAATCTATTTTAATAGAACCAGTAACTTTACCATGCAATCATGATTTTTGTCAAAGTTGTTTTAATAGAAGTATTGAAAATAATGCTTTGTGTTGTCCTCTATGTCGACTACGAATAGGTTCTTGGTTACGAACAGCgacaaaacaaaagaatttaGTAAACAGTCAGCTATGGAATTTTATGAAAACCAAATTTATTGAGcagattgataaaaaattaaaaggagaagatattaatatatcacCAGGTATATATGTTCCTATTTCATCTGGTCTTTGATAAAAACATATAGCTTATTATAGCGcgactgtattatttttatttattttatttaaaaaataggtttAGAATACAGGATAGTATAATAttctgtttattaattaaaaactttaaaacatgTAGTGACTGTGTTTTACAGAAACATTATTACCTAGAATATGTGAACCAGGAGAAATTCGATCTGAATATGAAGCTGAGCTTAAAAGGTTAAGAGTAGAGCGCTTGCGGCTTGAACAACAGGAATTCAATAAAACAGAGCTTCTCATCAAGTAGGTGGTTGACTTTGTTCACTACATTAAAGTCTAAGtagttcatttattatattttaaatagtaatatataactgCAGTCATCTTTAACATAGTTATGGTTTAGTTTGGTGTTAGCAAGAGAGATTTTTGtttcatgtatgtttgttgaaTGAAGGAGTATCTACTTTGTGATTAATAGTCCAATGTACAGATTTCTTGTTGGTAAACTACTACAGCATTGTCTGTGTCATTTTTTAtgcataatgttttaaaaatagcaaCACTGTTTTTCAGAAAACTTAAAGATGAAGAAGAAGAAGCCCACAAGAGATATTTAGAGAACATAAAACAAGATGAAATTTTGGCTAAAAAGTTACAACAAGAAAGTGCAAAAACAACAACAGTGTATAAATCTCCAAAACGTAGAACTATAACAGTTTCCTTAACCAAACCTCGATTAAGACCAACAACTATAGACAgttatttaaagaaatcttCAGTACAAGCAACTATTGTTAATAAGTAAGTAGATCTTAGTGAATATctacatcaaatataatttttatatttacttgatttttattaacaataatgtcAATGTTATAGTAGCCCACATTTGACTGAAGACAATACCAGTACAGATATATCAACACCAATAGGATCAAACAAATCAAACAGCAGACTTTCACCAGAAATGCTTCCAAGCTATgggaaacttttaaaaaatttcttagataaaaaaattaaaagtggaACTAAAATGTGGAATAAAGAAAATGGCAAAAGCCTTCAAGAAGAGGTGAGATTAGGTTCCTGTATAATAGTATAAGCCTAatctctttttaattatattaaaaaataaataatcaaatcataCTTACtaacttttgataaatattagtcttaaaaaaatgtaataaatctgcttcatttttgtttttcttgttgACATTATTGTCAGAtttactagtatataatatcttttcAGAAAAAAGAACAACAGGTCATAGATAATAGCCAAGATACTACtgatgaaaaaaatgttgtaaaaacaaaaattggcATACAATCATTACTTGTCTCGTTGCCACTTCCCCATTCAGGAATACTGCATAAAACCAGTATGCCAGAAACTCGTAACATAGAAACAAGTAGTGTGGATTCAATGCAACAAG harbors:
- the LOC125069279 gene encoding E3 ubiquitin-protein ligase RNF168-like, with the translated sequence MSKMAAKSKKRLSKIENKLLKLEKLELNDVICSICQSILIEPVTLPCNHDFCQSCFNRSIENNALCCPLCRLRIGSWLRTATKQKNLVNSQLWNFMKTKFIEQIDKKLKGEDINISPETLLPRICEPGEIRSEYEAELKRLRVERLRLEQQEFNKTELLIKKLKDEEEEAHKRYLENIKQDEILAKKLQQESAKTTTVYKSPKRRTITVSLTKPRLRPTTIDSYLKKSSVQATIVNNSPHLTEDNTSTDISTPIGSNKSNSRLSPEMLPSYGKLLKNFLDKKIKSGTKMWNKENGKSLQEEKKEQQVIDNSQDTTDEKNVVKTKIGIQSLLVSLPLPHSGILHKTSMPETRNIETSSVDSMQQELCYFKPIEGTTPTSFKTIKGLPLRVPCIRAEKNNDTPLNETPPSRDQYIDGLCRLRNLSLAQNMPSAFVIVLGLLKAKKHSLKKCSTYTRTRGKKSSSINLNPQELPLPSKRPNKSKRVEVDGITKLNDNTTTLRRTRSMGSISKDDNEVTPKKKFRDRKFNSDRKPYLRSDSKRMHLNMDSYSPPSLSESINNNKVDLAVKNLSSPLENCDVKSILREQLRIEKIIEQEKNDLELALKIDAEWNGRRQPRRAAAKRPLGLAYALRPAKKLKV